The genome window CGGATATAATTCTAAGATTGTTCATATATACATAGTAGCACTTAGAACTTCGGATAGAAACAAAGgcaatcaatttagatttttgttTATGAGAAAAGGGGGGGTCCTTATAACGAGAGAGATTAATTAATGCAAGCCATTGCATTGGTTCGACCCCcactcacttttcttttttgaaatttatataagTGGAGGGGGACCAGTAATATCCATGAATAGTGCAATTTAATTTGTTGAATATTAAGAACATCGCTTACGACAAATATATGCAGCTGAAATAGTAAAGAAATAAAGAGAATGCGATCATCAAACCTTCTGTTTGTGCATATATAACAGGTATATATTGCTGAAGAATTTAAAAGGCATATATTCGATGATGAAAGTGATCTATGCATGGAGAGATATTGTATTTGTACgaaaattttatatgaaaaaacatGTAAGTATGTGTAACAAAAAgttagagaaggaaaaaaataagataaaattataatgttataaaatatttattgtagaaAATAACTTGTTAGTGTTTGCTTGCGAAAGAATTAGGTTAAGGTTAAACTTAATCAGAGTTAACGCAAAAACAACATAAGAGTTGCTTTAACAGAAAAAATATTGGTCCAAGGTTATTTGAACGAACGTGACCCTCttacttttcaaaatttgaattgctttgattttaattttttttatttttcaaatattttgtttagataaatcaatttaaatttctttcattttaaattttttgtttggataGGATAATTCAATTTTCtccatatgcaaaattttaattttatattttaaatagatgaaattttaatattaaactttatagaaaataaacacaatctaattttgaaatattaattaaaaaatattttcaatttttaataatttataaatacaaaatattgataattttaattagggTTATTTTGCCTAACCACAACCAGTGATGTTTGTAAACCGACATCAACCAATGTTATTTTTCGGTCgatatcaaatataatttttttggtcaaaGTATGCCAGGAATATTTGTCAGCTGACATCAGTCAGAGCTATTTTTTGACTAACGTTAgttgagtctatttttcagtcgatgttggctagattttttttatcaacatcgATTAGGGTTTGTTTGGCCGACACCGGCTAGGGTCTTTTTGAACGACATTGACCAAGACTATTTTTAGCCAACGTCGACCTAAAAAATCCTAACAGACgatgataaaaaaatctatccAATATCGGCTAAAAATAGCTTGGTCGATGCCGACCAATAGAACCCACccgatgtcggctgaaaaacatcattggtcaaCGTTGGCCAACAAATCCCTAGTcaaagttggctaaaaaatagccttGACCAATGTCGGACAAAAAATCCTACCCAACATCAGCTATAAAATAACCTTAACTGATGTTTGCTAAAAAATACATTTGATCGATGTCAACCGAAAAAACTTTAGTGGATGTCGACTGTAAGAATCTAGTCGATGACAACTAAAAATAGTCATGCCCGATGTCAGTCAAAAATACCTAGCTGGTGTTAACAGAAAAAACCTTAgtcaacatcaaccaaaaaacctagctgatgtggttaagaaatagtTGTGGCTGATGTTAGTCAGAAAATCCTAGTCGATGTCAGCAAAAAAATCCTAATCGACGTTggctaagaaaatctagttgacataAGGCAAAAACCCTAGCTAACATCGGCTAAAAAATAACTCTAGCcgatattggctaaaaaataactttggttgatgttggctgGAAAAACCTACCTGACGTCGACTGAAAAATCCTAATAGGTGtctactcaaaagttagtcatgatCGATGTTAGTAGAAAAAATCTACCAAACGtcgacaaaaaaaatcattggtcaacatcaactgaaaaaacctagatgacaatgataaaaaaaaaaattcttgacaGACGTTAGCAAAAATTTCTCATGACAAACATCAATGAGAAAATAACCCTAATCAACATCATCTACAAAAAAATCTTAGTTGATATCGGCAAAAAATAGCTTTAGatgacatcatacaaaaaaattatgaccgAAAAAACCTCGACCAACATTAGTGATAAACAACTTATATCGATATCAACCGTAAAAACTTTGATCGATCACCCGCAGTTGTGAGTGTTGGGCGAGAAATAGTCACGAGCAAGAACGTGAGTTAGAGTGAGCatctcaaaaaaagaaaattcaaattctatatttttgtagaaaatttgaaatctcactgttttaatcaattaaaatgatttataaaaataacaaaaattaaatctcaTTTCAAATACTCTATTTAAACAagttattttatcataaatcattttaaatttattgaaaaaacaaatttcCTATTAAATTGCTATATTCAAACACATTATTATAGACCATGAAATGTCACTCAACGGGATTGTTGTGTGAGTGAGGGCATAAAATAAAAGACGTGAAACTCGGTAGTGCAAGCAGAGACGTGGGTCCCACACAGAGGGCATAGAACTTGGCAGCATACGGCGAATCATTGGAATGGTACcttcataaattaataagaaaatggCATGACAAGGAGGGTCCTATGCAAAAATTAAAGCACTTCACCATACAAAAAATCGCCCGCCCTAGTCCAATTTTAATAACTATACCCAAATTCAACATGAgttaaatactaataataataacactcaATTATACttttgctagttttttttttaattaactcaGTTTATGTATCTATTGGCATTGGCAGGAGGCATGAAGATTAAGTACTTATTTCACGTGATACTGAAATTTACTTAAgatattttttcaacaaatacatttttatacGCTTCAACCTCAGAATAAATTCCTAGCTACATACTTAATGCTGAGATTTTCTTGTCATTACTTAtgctttaatttatattatatgaagtttaaaattctcaatttttttcttagccagcttaacttaaaaaaaaaatttaacttttttttagggaaaactTTTAGGCTATATATATTACTCCTAATAATACTTTGGCTACTTTTTGAGATCGGACCAAAGTTAGTCGTAGTTTTATAGTATggttttttagattaaaaatattttttttacctgaaTAATTACCACTGATATTTTATTGCAtggattattaataattttatatcatactCCAACTTTGATTAGAGAAAAAATAGTAACGTTTGTTTTGTCTCTAATGTAGTTCTCAAGAACTGATCTGCTAGGCTGCTCCTAACTATACCAGTCTCCACATTTcactacatttatttattagttttttcaaATTGCCTGCAGAGTtagcattaaatattatttatataaaatccaTTTTTTCTGTTAAGAGCATTTTTAACGGTGTTGATATAAGCAATCCAATTTATGTTATCTTAATCTTAAGcaacttaatttattttctctccaatcgatatttttattaataaattgtttaactcataaatatttgatttctttctcctatatttaatacaaaagtTAAACAACTCATAAACAACAATTacttacataaataatttttactaattttaaaaaattcaaaatcacaCGCGAtacatcaaaataatatttttgttaagcaACTTCATTGGAGATATTCTAAGATAAtgtgtacttttttttaaatggtagctatcattaattcaaatttctagatAGTTTCTTTTTAGAGTAAATATTCGATTAATTCTTTGCAagcacaatttttattttagttcttgatTTAGTTCTCAAAATATTTACAGTTCATGAAAAGCccatttattttaatctataaaatatgaaaaaacaaggtaaaaatatataaatatttttttaattagagatTAATTGAAGacttcaaatttaaaaactaaaaaaataaaccaacacTTCATATTAAATAACCTAGTAACCCATTAGGGTCAACTTAATGATGAAAAATTTGGATAATATATATAGATCATAGGTTCTAACTTAAATgcgatcattaaaaaaaaaatcatcagagCAATCATACATTCTATTCTGGAAagtaagagaaagaaaaggaagaaataacaaatgtaataaataatgtgatgaagggtaaaaaagatgaaaaaagagagcgagtatgataaacatttttcttgttaaattGGAATTTACTCATTCCTTTTTTAAGAAACCGTACATAACTATGCAATGACAATTGACACACAttagttttcttttctctttaattatttataaaagagaaaagaaaatagtagGTACTTTGAAAATTATTGGGGGATGAAACTTCTTATCAATTACTTCAAAAAAGAAGCAGGAGCCTCTGGATTACAATCTTATCGTACATAGGGCACATGGCTTTTCAGCAAGAGTTGGGCCACAATTTGTGTGCAACAATTCTGGTCATGTGAATCTAGACTTCAATTTTCAGTGTCTCCAGCTTGCACGAGGGAGTTCTAATTTTTCACTGTACTGTGAGAATCCTCATTTTGAGGATGGACTGATGATCAAGAATTGAAAATTCAGGTGTCAGAGTACATTTTTCTGCAAACTTGTTTAGTCTGCATACCAATTTGAACTGACATATAAGACTTGGACTCATAAGACAATAATCATACGTTATTTCAAAAATAGCACTATATTATGACCTTAGAAAGTAGAAAACCAGTATCCATCGTCCATCAAGATTGAAACGATTTTAGTGAaatacacaaacacaaacaatgaGTCtcgtaaacaaaaaaaaaataaattagtttttataaaaaaaaatgtgttgtcTATTGGATTCATTTTTACCTAATTTTtagtatgtttattattttttattcaaacattagttaaattttataatttttatgtaagtgaatttaataaactaatttttatatcccgaattaataaaaaaggtttaaaataatcacatcctaaaataaaaaatgatcaatatttcaaaaggatcattttaactcagcttaaaacataaaaatttaaattaaaacttctaaaacataaaagattaaattaaataaaaactaagaCATAAATAACTAAACATGTAATTTAGCCTTTCAAAAACTATACCATGTTGTCCACTTCAACCATtatctccaaaaaaaaaaaaaatcagcacaCTTAGAACCGATGAGAGTTGACCAAATCGgtgtaaaaattgatttaaataaatattttcatttttttaatatttttatctttttagtttaatataaaataattatagatcaataaaaaacaaaattaaaaattatccatagatattaattattttgtcaattattatttattcaatataaAACACATAATTTACTAATGTATATTGACTTATAATATTGATTCAACGGAGGATCATGTCTAGACAAAATCTGGCTGCTGGCTTTGATATAACTGGGAGGAGGAATTTATCCGCCATACGAATCTCCCGTTGTGGTGGTGGCGGCATCAAATAAAAATCCACCTTTTAAATTACCAGATCAATCCACCTTTTAAATTACcagatcttaaaaaaaaaaaaattaacagttgGTACAACCCGGTCATGACGTGCAATTCTATCTCTCATGCATGATGATTGACACATTTACAGTAAGTAAAACCACTAGTGAGAAAGCCCTTTTTCCACAAATATATTTAGCTagatatttttctattcttcacGCCTATGCTTTGTGCTTGTGCATTTAACTACCTCCAAATTCCTTTTCTACGTACCTATCAGCAATCCGACAAAacaagaatgaatgaatgaaaacaaATTGCAATAATCTATAGATAATGCATAACTCTACTTATTTTGCCCATCGCTCAATATATggtactttttgtttgttttatttcttcCTGAGAGCTAGGATCCAGTTTTAGGCTAACCTGACATGATTTAGCCAATTAATAGAGATGCAAAATGCAGTAGTAAAAATAACTAGAAAATTTACCAATTTATTGGGGGTCAAACCATGGCAGACCAGTAAATGACTCGGTAAAGAGAATACTTACCATAATTTTGGTGCACTTTCGTGAAGTTGTAAATGGCTTTCATTAAGGAACCATATCTCAAGAAGTTCAATGATCCCATGTGTCTGTAAAAGCCCACAAATATCAGTCAGAATCTATTCAAAGGGgggaaaacagaaaaaagaaactgTGTACAAAATGGAACTTCTTACTCGGGGCTGTTGGTTTGAGTGTTTCTAAGAAAatgtctttttaattaaaaatatataataagaactATGGATTTAAACCATTAAACCATAAATGTATATagctttttaagtgattacgtGATGACTAGCTAACTTGTAAATTGATCATTCATGTATGGTTGTATggcctatatatatacataGGGGCCAAATCAAGTGAAAATTATAAACAAGCAGGCCCTCAAATCACATACCATAACCTATGCATTGCAAGGAAGTTCACAAAGAAATATTAACTTTTAAGGCTTAATGTCTCTGCAATAGAACTATGGTGCAGCCAGTCAGCCACTACTATACCACAGATTTACTGCtggagaaagaaaatataacagGAGGAATATAGAGCAAATAGGGAGAAGGTAAATCGGATCCAAATATATTCACCAACCACTTGAGATTTAAACTAAATTTCATATACAAGAACTTATATTTCAGCTAAATCATCAACAGACTATACACAAGCATAGTTCCACttcaagtgaaattttattACTGCACTGTTCTAATCATAAATAATAGTTTCCTAGAAAGAACTTACATGATCTCTGTGTAACGAAGTCTCCATGCAGGAAAACCAAGATGGCTCCTCACAGGTCCATAAACCAGTAAAAGGTCAGGCTCAGGACCTTTGCTACCTGATAATAATGATAACTGATAAGTACTTTCTTGTAAAAGACAATTAACTCTTAAACTATTAGTAGGTTTAGAAAGTAAACACACCAACAATTTGCAATGCTTCATTCAATTGAGGTTCTAACAAGATTAGATCTAGTTCTCCACCCAATTTATGTCGTTTCAAGTGCTCCACAAAAATCAAGTTAGCTGCTTTGGCCACTGCCTCCTTCCCATCCGCATAAGAAAGAAATTCTAAAGTCATGTGATCTGGATCATGGAGTGCGACAACTTCATTAACTTCCTGCACTGAGTTAATGCTAGATCAGATCAAACATGTGACATAACAGCATTATTTATGCTAGACAGAAATGGCATCTGACTGAGCCATTTATGATCCATATCTAATGCATTTTTTGGATGTGGaaagaaaatacaaagaaaaCAAACGAAGAAAATATAAACAGTTTTCTTATTattggaagaagaaaaggaaaaacaagtgTGGATCTGGTACAAAGTCTGTTCTCTCCTTTTTCACCTCATTTGTAGACAAAAAATTCTAGTGGGCTCAAAGGTACTATTCTCATGCCTATTTTCTGTCTCTCCTATTCCCAACCTACCATCCAAATATGAAATacctaaatataaaataac of Glycine soja cultivar W05 chromosome 1, ASM419377v2, whole genome shotgun sequence contains these proteins:
- the LOC114367237 gene encoding dehydrodolichyl diphosphate synthase complex subunit NUS1 isoform X2 — protein: MILYLWFSFRFVQIGNLGLQLLWYFLRIILSAWYFISVVGNLFESYFISCGVLKKYKSLHSGKVRYLAIVIESEEAYQISRVVKLLQWLDIIGVKNVCLYDMNGVLKKSKETIFKELKNAKSIEEVNEVVALHDPDHMTLEFLSYADGKEAVAKAANLIFVEHLKRHKLGGELDLILLEPQLNEALQIVGSKGPEPDLLLVYGPVRSHLGFPAWRLRYTEIIHMGSLNFLRYGSLMKAIYNFTKVHQNYVHPQNEDSHSTVKN
- the LOC114367237 gene encoding dehydrodolichyl diphosphate synthase complex subunit NUS1 isoform X3, with amino-acid sequence MDFRDLAHKFSRCIVTIGNLGLQLLWYFLRIILSAWYFISVVGNLFESYFISCGVLKKYKSLHSGKVRYLAIVIESEEAYQISRVVKLLQWLDIIGVKNVCLYDMNGVLKKSKETIFKELKNAKSIEEVNEVVALHDPDHMTLEFLSYADGKEAVAKAANLIFVEHLKRHKLGGELDLILLEPQLNEALQIVGSKGPEPDLLLVYGPVRSHLGFPAWRLRYTEIIHMGSLNFLRYGSLMKAIYNFTKVHQNYGT
- the LOC114367237 gene encoding dehydrodolichyl diphosphate synthase complex subunit NUS1 isoform X4; its protein translation is MDFRDLAHKFSRCIVTIGNLGLQLLWYFLRIILSAWYFISVVGNLFESYFISCGVLKKYKSLHSGKVRYLAIVIESEEAYQISRVVKLLQWLDIIGVKNVCLYDMNGVLKKSKETIFKELKNAKSIEEVNEVVALHDPDHMTLEFLSYADGKEAVAKAANLIFVEHLKRHKLGGELDLILLEPQLNEALQIVGSKGPEPDLLLVYGPVRSHLGFPAWRLRYTEIIHMGSLNFLRYGSLMKAIYNFTKVHQNYD
- the LOC114367237 gene encoding dehydrodolichyl diphosphate synthase complex subunit NUS1 isoform X1; the encoded protein is MDFRDLAHKFSRCIVTIGNLGLQLLWYFLRIILSAWYFISVVGNLFESYFISCGVLKKYKSLHSGKVRYLAIVIESEEAYQISRVVKLLQWLDIIGVKNVCLYDMNGVLKKSKETIFKELKNAKSIEEVNEVVALHDPDHMTLEFLSYADGKEAVAKAANLIFVEHLKRHKLGGELDLILLEPQLNEALQIVGSKGPEPDLLLVYGPVRSHLGFPAWRLRYTEIIHMGSLNFLRYGSLMKAIYNFTKVHQNYVHPQNEDSHSTVKN